The region GCTGGCGAGGTGGTAGAGGCAGGAGCCGTCGGCGCGCTGGATGACGTGGTCCTGCTCGCGCTCCCAGGCGAATTCCACCCGGCCGCGGACCGCGTCGAGAATCACCAGCGCCCCCGTGCGCGGCATCTTCAGGCGGACGACGCCGCTGCGCCCCTCGGCCACGAACCGGGCCGCGGCGGCGTCGTCGGAGGCGGCGAAGCGCCGGCTGTAGAGAAACGGCTTGCCCGCCGCCTGGGCCGCCTTCCGCTCATCGTCGAGCTCCGCCGGCGTGGCGAAGTCGCGGTAGGCATGGCCGGAGGCGAGCAGACGCTCGACGGCCGCCTTGTGGTGGGCCGAGCGCTGCGACTGGAAATAGGGGGCATGGGGGCCGCCGACTCCCGGTCCCTCGTCCCAGTCGATCCCCAACCAGCGGAGCCCGTCGAGGATCGGGGCGAGGGCTTCATCGACGTTGCGTTCGGCGTCGGTGTCGTCGATGCGGAGGATGAACGCCCCGCCGTGCTTCCGTGAGAACAGCCAGTTGAACAGCGCCGTACGGACGCCGCCGATGTGGAGGTAGCCGGTCGGACTGGGCGCGAAGCGGGTGCGGACTGTCACGGGACTCTCGCCAGGGGGAGGAGATCGCGGCGACGCTGCCGACGCCGGCCCGCGGTCAGGCGGCCGCCGCCGCTTCCTCGGCCTCGCGGATCCGCGCCAGCTTGCGGAGCCGCTTGCGCTCCGACTTGCTCAGCCGGGCGTCGTCGGGATCGACGTCGGAGCCGTCAGTGTAGAGCGTCGGCTCGGTGACCGTCTCGGCCGTGGCCGCGGCGACGACGACCTCGGCGTCGGGCACCTGCCGGGGGCCCTCGGCGGGCCGCTTCGTCTCCGCTTTCGGCTTGGCTGCCCCGGCGGGCACGGGATGAACGCCGCGGATCTCGCGGATCACCCCCCGCGCCGTCACCAGCAGCCCGACGGCGATCGCCGCCGCTCCCCCGCACGTCGCCGCCGCCGCCACGAACGGGGCGTTCGCCATACCCGAGAGCGTGGCCCAGGCGGCGATCACCCAGCCGATCAGCCCGGTGGCGAACCATCCGGCGGGCACTGCCCGGTTCGACAGGGCCGACAGCGCCGGCACGAGCGCCGCGGGCAGCGCGATGCCGGCGACGAGGTACCACCACCCGCAGCCGTCCGGACCGAACCGGAGGCCGGTGAGATCGGTGCCGACGGCGGCCACGAGGCGGCCGACCGGGACGGTGGTCGCGATGCTGGCCGCGAAGAGAACCAGTGCCAGGGCCGTGAAGCCGCGCCCGGCCGGGGGCTGGCGGAAGCGGAGCATGCCCCGGACGACGAGGCTCGTGGCCGCCGCGACGAGCAGCAGCTGCTGCGTCAGCCAGGCCGCGAGCCCCGCGGCGGTCGTCGGGTCGAGGCACGTCGCCAACGCGGACGCCGAGCGGGCGAAGCGCCCCTCGGGCGCGCCGGCCAGCCGACCGATGACGGCCGGGGAGCCGGCGGCGATGACGGCCGCGGTGAGGAGGATCGTGCCACCGGCCAGGGCGATGAACCGCGCCACGCCGGTCGGAACCCAGACGGCGGGGGGCGTTTGCCGTTCCGGTGCGGCCGCCGCCCAATAGCGCGGCGCCGAGCGGGCGGGCCGGTGGGTGGAACGACCGAGGGGGAGCAACGAGCGACATTGCCCGGCCGAGGGCTGGCTGCCGGCGGAGGACATGGCTGACCGGAGAATCCATCCAGGTGGGGGCGGCAGTGCCCCGGGGACGACCGCGGCATCCGTGCCGACGGGAATCGCGCCCCGATGGTTTTTCGACCTCCCACCCCGCCAACCTGCACCCGCCGGCGGCCCACGATCCCAACGCGCACCGTCGGTAGGTTCGGCACCGTCCTCCCGGTCGCCACCGGCGCCGCCGATCGTCGGCGGTTGTTTGCCCCCCTCACGGCGAAAGGCTAGGATCCCACAACTTCCCGCACACCTTTCCAAGCGAGGTTCACCGATGGCCTACACGCTGCCTCCCCTGCCCTACGCCTTCGACGCCCTCGAGCCCTACATCGACGCGCGGACGATGGAGATCCACCACGACAAGCACCACGCGACGTACGTCACCAACGTCAACAAGGCGCTCGAGGGCAACGCGCTGGGCGACCTGCCGGTCGAGAAGCTGATCGCCGACCTCGAAAAGGTCCCCGAGGCGATCCGGACCGTCGTCCGCAACAACGGCGGCGGCCACGCCAACCACACGCTGTTCTGGGAGTCGCTCGCCAAGGGCAAGGGGGGCGAGCCGGGTGGCCAGCTCGGCGAGGCGATCCGCAGCGTGTTCGGGTCGTTCGACAACTTCAAGGCCGAGTTCACCAAGGCGGCCCTCGGCCGGTTCGGCAGCGGCTGGGCCTGGTTGTCGCGGGCCCCGGGCGGGAAGCTGGTGGTGGAGAGCACCGCAAACCAAGACAGCCCGATCATGCACGGCAACGTGCCTCTGCTCGGGATCGACGTCTGGGAGCACGCCTATTACCTGCTCTACCAGAACCGCCGCCCCGACTACGTCAACGCGTTCTACAACGTGATCGACTGGGACGCGGTCGGAAAGCGGTTTGCCGCCCGCTGACTTCACGTGGACAAAGCCCTCCCTGGCCTTTGTCCACTGTGGCGACCGCGGGAAACGCCGAGGGTTTCCCGGGTCGCCGTCGGCCGCATCCGGCGGCCGAACTGACTTCACGTGGACAAAGCCCTCCCTGGCCTTTGTCCACTGTGGCGACCGCGGGAAACGCCGAGG is a window of Planctomycetota bacterium DNA encoding:
- a CDS encoding superoxide dismutase; this encodes MAYTLPPLPYAFDALEPYIDARTMEIHHDKHHATYVTNVNKALEGNALGDLPVEKLIADLEKVPEAIRTVVRNNGGGHANHTLFWESLAKGKGGEPGGQLGEAIRSVFGSFDNFKAEFTKAALGRFGSGWAWLSRAPGGKLVVESTANQDSPIMHGNVPLLGIDVWEHAYYLLYQNRRPDYVNAFYNVIDWDAVGKRFAAR